The Cervus elaphus chromosome 22, mCerEla1.1, whole genome shotgun sequence genome has a window encoding:
- the KCNA1 gene encoding potassium voltage-gated channel subfamily A member 1, whose protein sequence is MTVMSGENVDEASAAPGHPQDGSYPRPAEHDDHECCERVVINISGLRFETQLKTLAQFPNTLLGNPKKRMRYFDPLRNEYFFDRNRPSFDAILYYYQSGGRLRRPVNVPLDMFSEEIKFYELGEEAMEKFREDEGFIKEEERPLPEKEYQRQVWLLFEYPESSGPARVIAIVSVMVILISIVIFCLETLPELKDEKDFPGAVHRLDNTTVVYNANIFTDPFFIVETLCIIWFSFELVVRFFACPSKTDFFKNIMNFIDIVAIIPYFITLGTEIAEQEGNQKGEQATSLAILRVIRLVRVFRIFKLSRHSKGLQILGQTLKASMRELGLLIFFLFIGVILFSSAVYFAEAEEAESHFSSIPDAFWWAVVSMTTVGYGDMYPVTIGGKIVGSLCAIAGVLTIALPVPVIVSNFNYFYHRETEGEEQAQLLHVSAPNLASDSDLSRRSSSTLSKSEYMEIEEDMNNSIGHFRQTNIRTGHCATANQNCVNKSKLLTDV, encoded by the coding sequence atgaCGGTGATGTCCGGAGAGAACGTGGACGAGGCTTCGGCCGCCCCAGGCCACCCCCAAGACGGCAGCTACCCGCGGCCGGCCGAGCACGACGACCACGAATGCTGCGAGCGCGTGGTCATCAACATCTCCGGGCTGCGCTTCGAGACGCAGCTCAAGACGCTGGCGCAGTTCCCCAACACGCTGCTGGGCAACCCTAAGAAACGCATGCGCTACTTTGACCCGCTCAGGAACGAGTACTTCTTCGACCGCAACCGGCCCAGCTTCGACGCCATCCTCTACTACTACCAGTCTGGGGGCCGGCTGCGCCGGCCGGTCAACGTGCCGCTGGACATGTTCTCCGAGGAGATCAAGTTTTACGAGCTGGGCGAGGAGGCCATGGAGAAGTTCCGCGAGGACGAGGGCTTCATCAAGGAGGAAGAACGGCCCTTGCCAGAGAAGGAGTACCAGCGCCAGGTGTGGCTGCTCTTCGAGTACCCGGAGAGCTCGGGGCCTGCGCGGGTCATCGCCATCGTCTCCGTCATGGTCATCCTCATCTCCATCGTCATTTTCTGCCTGGAGACGCTGCCCGAGCTGAAGGACGAGAAGGACTTCCCGGGCGCCGTCCACCGCCTGGACAACACCACGGTGGTTTACAACGCCAACATCTTCACGGACCCCTTCTTCATCGTTGAGACGCTGTGCATCATCTGGTTCTCCTTCGAGCTGGTGGTGCGCTTCTTCGCCTGCCCCAGCAAGACGGACTTCTTCAAAAACATCATGAACTTCATCGACATCGTGGCCATCATCCCTTATTTCATCACCCTGGGCACCGAGATAGCAGAGCAGGAGGGGAACCAGAAGGGTGAGCAGGCCACCTCGCTGGCCATCCTCAGGGTCATCAGGTTGGTAAGGGTATTTAGGATCTTCAAACTCTCCCGCCACTCTAAGGGCTTGCAGATCCTGGGCCAGACCCTCAAGGCTAGTATGAGGGAGCTAGGGCTGCTCATCTTTTTCCTCTTCATCGGGGTCATACTGTTCTCTAGCGCAGTGTACTTTGCCGAGGCGGAAGAAGCTGAGTCGCACTTTTCCAGTATCCCTGATGCTTTCTGGTGGGCGGTGGTGTCCATGACCACCGTAGGATACGGTGACATGTACCCTGTGACAATTGGAGGCAAGATCGTGGGCTCCTTGTGTGCCATCGCTGGTGTGCTGACAATTGCCCTGCCCGTACCTGTCATTGTGTCCAATTTCAACTATTTCTACCACCGAGAAACTGAGGGGGAAGagcaggctcagttgctccatgttAGCGCCCCTAACTTAGCCTCTGACAGTGACCTCAGTCGGCGCAGCTCGTCCACTCTCAGCAAATCTGAATACATGGAGATCGAAGAGGATATGAATAATAGCATAGGCCACTTTAGACAGACCAATATCAGGACTGGCCATTGTGCCACAGCTAACCAAAACTGCGTTAATAAGAGCAAGCTACTGACTGATGTTTAA